The genomic segment GCGTGCGCGCCGTAGGTGTAGTTCGGCAGCCACTCGCGGACTTCTTTCGGATCGAGTGAGACCTGAGCCCCGTTTACGGCGGCGCAGTAGAGGCGGGTCGACTCCTGGGCGACCGGGTCACTGCTCTTCGGGTCGGCCATGTCCTCGTGGAACGCCAGCCAAAGGGACGAGCAACCGCCGGCCGACCCGCCGGTGGCCCCGATCCGCACCTTGTCGATGTTCCATTCGCCGGCCTTGGAACGGACGAACTGGAGCGCCCGGGCCGCGTCTTCGAGCGGGGCCTTGACCGGCGGCATGACCTTCTGGGCGTTCGCCTGGGCCATCAGCCGGTAGTTGATGGTGACCACCGAGATGCCCTTGTCGAGGAAGCCTTTGACACTCCCGTAGTAACCACTCTTGTCTCCGCCCGACCAACCGCCGCCGTGGATGCAGAAAACGAGGGGCGTCGGCTTGTCGGACTTGGCCTGCCAGAAGTCGAGAACCTGGCGTTCGAGCGGCCCGTAGGCGACGTTCGCCGCGGTCGGCGGGATGGCCGGAACCGGGAGCTTCTTTTCGTCTTTCTTCTCGTCTTTCTTGGTGGTCTTTGTGTCTTTCGAGTCCTGAACTTTCTTTTCGTCTTTCTTGGCGTCCTTCGCGTCTTGCGCCTGGCTGCTCGCCAGTGCGGTCAATGCGAACGCGAGGGCCAGGAACAGCAACCTGCGGGCCATGAGGTCGGCCTCCGGGTGAGAGGGATGAAGTGGTCGGTGGGGCGGGAATACGGTCAGGCCCAGAAACTACCACAGGGCTCGCCCGCCCGCAACCGGCTGCGTGCGCTCTCCGCGTGGCTGAGTGGCGGCGCCCACGCGATTTCCTGTCGTTGTGAAGTGAGCAAGCGCGTCCGGTCAGGTTTTATAGGCCATTGACCGGGTGGGGCGATTCTCCGACAATGCACATTCCCGACGGAGACTTGCATGGACAACGCCCGAACCAGCGTCACCCTGCTAGCCCGGCTCGGCGGGGCCAGTGCGGACGCACCGGCGTGGGGCGAGTTCCTGCGCCGGTACGGCCCGCAGGTTCTCGGGTGGTGCCGTCACTTTCGCTTGCAAGACGCCGACGCCGAAGACGTCGCCCAGGACGTCCTACTCCGTGTTTCCAAGCAGATGAAGTCGTTCCGATACGACCCAGGGCGGAGCTTCCGCGGCTGGCTCAAGACGGTCACGCGGGCGGCCTGGGCCGATTGGCTGGAGGCGCGCCGGCGCGGTTTCGTCGGGGGGAGCGGTGACACCGCCGCCCGGGCGGCCCTGGAGTCGGTCGCCGCCCGGGACGACCTCGTCAGCCGGCTGGAGGCCGAATTCGACCGGGAACTGCTCGACACGGCGACCGCGCAGGTCCGGGATCGGGTGGAACCGCAGACCTGGGAAGCGTTCCGGCTCACCGCGATCGACGGGTTGTCCGGCGCCGAGGCGGCCGAGCAGCTGGGGATGAAAGTGGCGGCCGTGTACGTGGCCAAGGGGCGCGTGCAGAAGCTCCTCCAGGAGGAGGTCAAGAATCTCGACGTGAGCGAATCGACCGAATGACTTCTCTGCCCGCACCTGCCCCCGTCCGCCGACCTGATACTGAACACCGCCCGAGCCTGTCACGCCCCGGAACCAACCGATGACCGAGTGCCCCACGCCCGACCAGTTGGGGCGGATGATCGAGGGACTTCTCTCGCCCGTCGAGCAGACGGCGGTCGAGGACCATGTCAACCACTGCCCGGCGTGCCAGGAGGCACTGGAGCGACTCACGTCGTCCCCTCTTTCGGCCAGGCTGCCCGCCGTCGACGCGTACGCCGACACGTTCATCGCCCGGGTCCGGGCGATGACCCCGTCCGCCGATCTCGGCCGCAAGCCGGACGCGGGACCGGCCCCTCTCCCGGACGTCCCGGGGTACGAAGTTCAAGCGGAGGTCGGTCGTGGCGGGATGGGCGTGGTGTACCGGGCCCGACACCGCCGCTTGAACCGCCTGGTCGCCCTCAAGATGTTGACCGACTACGGCATGACGGACCCGGCCGTCCGCCTCCGGTTCCTCATCGAAGCGGAAGCCGTCGCCCAGCTCCACCACCCGAACGTGGTCCAGGTTTACGAATTCGGGGAACACGTCGGCCGACCCTACCTGGCGATGGAGTACATCAACGGCGGCAGCCTGGCCGACCGACTGGCGGCCGGCCCCTCGTTTTCCCCGAACCGGGCCGCCGAACTGGTCGCCCTGTTGGCCGACGCGGTCGCCGCCGCCCACCACAAGGGGATCATCCACCGCGACTTGAAGCCCGGTAATATCCTCATTTCCACCGAGGACGACGTCTCCCGCCACCCGGATTCGACCCAGCGGCGGACCACCAACGCCCTCGAACCGGAACCCGGCTCGACCGGCCCGTCACTCCGCCCGAAGGTGACCGACTTCGGGATCGCCCGGGTCGGATTGTCCGAACTAACGACGACGGGCGAGGTGCTCGGGACGCCGAGCTACATGGCACCGGAGCAAGCCGCCGGCCAGGGATCGGAGGTCGGTACCGCGACCGACGTGTACGGGCTCGGGACGATCCTCTACGAGCTGCTCGCGGGCCGCCCGCCGTTCCTCGGGGAAACGGCCGTCGATACCCTCCAAAAAGTCGTCCACGACGACGTGCTCCCGCCCCGCTCCGTCGTCCCGGCGGTCCCCCGCGACCTGGACACGATCTGTCTGAAGTGCCTCGCGAAAGACCCGCGGAAGCGATACCTCACGACCGACGTCCTGGCCGCCGACCTGCGGGCCTACCTGGACGGCCGGACCATCACGGCCCGCCCGGCGCGGACGTGGGAGCGGGCCGCCCGGTTCGCCCGCCGGAATCCGAGCCCGATGGCGGCCGCCCTCCTGGTCCTGGCCTGCGTGGTCGCGGCGTTCGTGTGGGTGAACGAGGCGCGGCGGCAGGCCCAGGCCGACAAGAAAGTCGCGGAAGACGCCACGGAGAAAAAAAACGAAGCTCTGGATACGGCGAGAGTCAGTGCACGGGATGCCAAAGAGAGTGCGAAAAGTGCCGACGCCGCTCGAACGGTGGCCGAGTTGCGGCAAGCCGAGGCCCGATTTTTTGATTCGATCAACCGGTGCGAGAGCGGAGACGTTAACCAGGGGTTGGTCGGGCTCAAAGAGGTGAACGCGCTAGCAGCCAATCTCAAGGATCTGGGGCTCGCTCGGGTGACGGAATGGAACATCACCGCGTGGAACGCCCGGCGACCAACCGAACTGCGCCCGCTGGACCGCCCCGACTCGGCTCGCCCTTTGACCGCGGCGGCGTTCGTGAGCAACGGCCGCGTGGTCGTCACGGGCGGTGGGAGTAACGGACTGGTCCGCGTCTGGCCGGAAGACGGTGAAGCGGCTTGGAACTTTCTGCCGCCGGACGGCCGCCGGGACGTCGTCGTGGGCCTTTTCCCGGCCCCGAAGAACCGGCTCTACGTGGTCTACGAGTCCGGGTCCGTCAGCGAGTGGGACTTGAAGGCTCGTCACGCCGTCCAACACGACCAGGCGTTCCGGTTCCTCGCCCCGATCCGGTGTGCCGGTATCACGGGTTCGGCACAAAACGCGTCCGGCGAGTTGCTGGCAGCCGCGGCGGCCGACGGCACCGTCCAGGTGTGGGATTTGAACAGACGAACACTCCTGACCCGAACGGACGGCGTCGACTCGTTCCGACATTTTTTCCGGGGCCCGAAAAAGCGGAGGAAACCCGGGCAGGAACCGTCCACAGAACCCGGGCCGGTTCCGACGGCCGTCACCGGTGTCGGGTTCGCGGACAGTGGAAACATGATCCTGACCGCCGGGGAAGAAGAAGGCGTGATCCTTCTCGGCATACCGCGCAGCATCCCCAGTCTCCTGGTCGACCCGACGCCGAACGGGAAGCCCGACCCGAACACGCCGTACCACCAGTTCGATCTGGGCGGGGAAGTGTTTTCCCTGGCCGTGGACCCGACCCGGCAATATTTCCTGGCGGGCGGGGCCTCGGCCGTCAGCTTGTGGACGATCCACGACCGCGACCGCCCGGTCTGGTCCCGCCCGCACCCGGACCCGGTCGGGGCCCTCGCGTTCAGCCCGGACTTCCGACTCTGTGTCAGTGCCGACCACGCGGGCAACGTCCGCTGCTGGGACTTCCTCTCCGGGGCTCTCTACACCCAGTTCACCTATCCCGGCCCGGTCACCGCGGTCGCGTTTCATCCGGCCGGGGGGACGTTCTCCTGGTCGCCGGGCGCGACGGGTCGGCCGCACTCTGGCGGCTGCCGTCCCGGATCACCCAGAACGTCTTACACGTGGAGCCGACACCGAAGGGGCCCGGGGTCATTATCCCCGTCGGGCCGAACCTGTCCCAGACTGTGACCGCGGCGGGATGTCTACCCGCCCGCCGCATGATCTGGGCCGCCACCCCGGTAGGCCTGAACGTCTGGACGGGACCCTTTCTTCCTGGGTCGATTCCCGATCCGCCGGCGGACGTCGCACGTTTACCGGTCGGCCCCGCGGCCGTTGGCCCCAACGGAAACTGGGCCGTCCTCGCGGCGGCCGGGACCGAGTCGGCCTGGGTCTGTGATTTGACCCAGATCAAGAATGGCCGGAGCGTACGATTGGTGCCGGGAGTCGACCAGGTGCGGGCTTCCGACTTCCGGCTGGCGCCGGGCAGTCCGAAAGTGTGGCAGGATTTCCCCGCCCACAAGATTCATGTCGGTTCGATCAGCCGGGTGGGACCATTATCTGATCCGCGGTCGTTCTACACCGTGTCCAACGAGCCCGGTAGCACGGGCCGTCAGACGGACACGCTTGTCTTGTGGAAAGTTGAGCCCGACGGGAAAGCTGTCCGCGGGGGAGCCTGGCCGCTCCCGGATTCCTTGGCGTTCGCCCCTCATCCGGACGGTAAGCGGATGCTCGTCGGTGGCACCCTCGACCGACGGGCCGGATTCGTTGACCTGGCAACGGGAAAGGAAATCGGTCCGGCCTTCTCGCACCCCGGGGTCGTCACCGCCGTCGCGGTCGATCCGGGCGGCCGCTGGGTCGCGACCGGCGGCCAGGAAGGCGTCGTCCGCGTCTGGTCCGCGACCGACGCCGCGGCCGTCGGCCGGGAGTTTTTTCACGCCGGTCGGGTGAATGGGTTGGCGTTCGGAGCCGGCCCGTCAGCCGGCGTATTGGCGACGGCCAGTTCGGACGGGACGGCCCGGTTCTACGACGTCGAGACCGGCCTCCCGCTCGGCCCCGCCCTCCGGCACACGGGGGCGGTCCTGACGGTGGGGTTTGAACCCCGGGGCGGGATCGTCGCCACCGGCAGCCGGGACGGGTCGTTGACGATCTGGGAAGCGCCGCGGATAACGAACCCGTGAACGCAAGTTTGCGAAGATGAAGAAGGGACAGGTTATCGGGTCGACCACCCCATAAGCGGATGCGGACAAGTACCGCCTGAATTTCCAGGAAGCGTTGGCGACCCTCTACCACAATCTCGGCATCGACGTGACCTCCGCCCCCAGACTGGCGCGGGCGGGAAGTCCCAGTTTCTCGTGGACGCGAAGCCCATCCACGAGTTGGTAGGCTGGTCGGCCGACGAATCAGCCGACGAATACCCCGCCCTGGAACGATGGCTCGAAGGGGGCGAACGGCGTCCCGGTCGTGATCGTACCGTCGGAATTGATCGTGTACTTCAGCACGCCGTTGCCCGCCCCGGTCAGCACCGAGAGCGTCCCCGTCTGGGGCGGCGGGGGCATGATCGCCACGGTGAGCCCGTTGCGGAGTTCGTTGGTACTGGCGAAGATATTCTGCTGGACGTCGCCAGACGTATTGGAGAGTTCCAGGCGCGGGCCGCCGCCGAACCCCGGCCCCGTCGCGATCAGTGCCGACCCGTCCACATTCTCGCCGGCCGCCACATAGATCCCGCCGGTGAACGAGGGCTCGTACGGCTGCCAGGTCGACAGTTGCTGGAAGGTCGAGGCGTCGTACACACTTTCCGTCGCTACTTCGCCCGGCCCGGCCCCGGTCACGATCACGGGCCGCCCGGCGTCGTCCGCGAAAGCCACCCGGACGCCGCCCCGCGAGTTAACGTCGCCGGCCACGAACTGGCCGATCTGAACGCCCGTTGAGGCGTCGAACAGCCTGACGATGGGAGCTCCGCCAGTGCCGGCCCCGGTCACAATCACGGGCCGCCCGTTCACCTCACCCGCCGACACCCAGACTCCGCCGCGGAAGCTGGTGTCATAGGCGAAGAAGGCCAGGATCTGTTGGCCGGTGACGCCGTCGAACACCTCGACTTCCGGGCCGCCGCCGTCGCCGGTGCCGGTGATGATGTCGTCCGTCCCGTCGCCGTTTACGTCCGCCGTGGCTACCGACACGCCCGACCGGAAACTGCTGTCGTACGCGAAGAAGTTGAAGCGGAGCGAACCGTCGGGATTGAAAACTTCGACCCGCGGCCCGCCGCCCGGCCCGGCACCGACCGCCACGAGGGGAACGGTCGGGTTCAGGACGCTGACGACCGTGAGCGTGCCGTTGACGTATTGGATCGTGTAGTTGGGCGAGGTCAGGCCGGAGGGGGTGATCGGGTAGGTGCCCGCCGGGCTGGAACTCCCGACCGCGGTCGTGCTGAAGGCGAGCGTGCCCCCCAGGGAGGAGGGGCCGTCGCCGTTCACGAAGCCGCTGTAGCTGGCGGTGAACGCCGGGTTGGCCTGGTCGACGTAGCGGGTGGCGTTGTTGGCCGTCACGGTCAACGGGGCGGGGGTCACGGCGAACGAGACATTTGCGCCGCCCAGTGCCAGGGTGTAATTCGAGTCGGCGGCGAGCGTTCCGAGGGTAAAGGTGTCGTCCCCGACCGGGCTGGCCGAAGTGGCGTCGGTCCCCAGCGCCCCTGTCACGATGGATGACGTATCGCCGTTGACCAGTCCCGAAACCGTGTACGTGAGTGTCGGCACCGCCGCCCCGTATACCTTCGACTGGCCGGCGTCCGGCTGGATCGTCAGGGGCGCGGGCGTCACGGCAAACGTGGGCACATCGAGCACCAGCGAGTAGTTCGGGCCGGCGGTCAGGGTGCCGAGGGTGAACGCATAATCCCCGACCGGGCTCGACTCGGTGGCGACCGTGCCGAGCGCACCGACCAGGATCGACTGGGGATCTCCGTTGACAAACCCCGAGACGGTATAGGTCAGTGTGGGGACCGGGGCCCCGTACACCTTCGATTGTCCATCGGTCGGGAAGATGGTCAGGGTCGCAGGGGTGACGGCGAAAGTGGGGCTCGCGGGGTCGAGTGCGAGGGTGTAGTTCGCATCCGCGAGGGTGCCGAGGGCGAACGCGTAGTTCCCAACCGGGCTAGCCGACGTGGCCACCGTTCCCAACGCCCCCGTCAGGCCAGCGACGGTGTCACCGTTCACGAAGCCGGACGGAGTATAGGCGAGCGTTGGAACCGCCGCCCCATACACCTTCGACTGGCCGGCGGTCGGCAGGATATCCAGGGTCGCCGGGGTGACGGCGAAGGTGGGACTCGCTGGGTCGAGTTGGAGGGTGTAGTTGGGACCATCGGCAAGTGTCCCGAGCGTAAATGCGTAATCCCCGACCGGACTGGCCGACGTGGCCACTGTACCCAACGCGCCCGTCAGACCAGCGGCGGTGTCACCGTTCACGAAGCCAGACGCCGTGTAAGTGAGCGACGGCACCGCCGCCCCGTACACCTTCGACTGGCCGGCGGTCGGCAGGATATCCAGGGTCGCCGGGGTGACGGCGAAGGTGGGACTCGCGGGGTCGAGTTGGAGGGTGTAATTGGGGCCGGCGGCGAGGGTGCCGAGGGTAAACGCATAATCCCCGACCGGGCTGGCCGAGGTCGCGATCGTTCCAAGCGACCCGGAGAAGACGGAATTCGTATCGCCGTTCACTAGGCCGGACGGAGTATATGTGAGCGTCGGCACCGCCGCCCCGTACACCTTCGACTGGCCGGCGGTCGGCAGGATATCCAGGGTCGCCGGGGTGACGGCGAAGGTGGGGCTCGCGGGGTCGAGTTCGAGGGTGTAGTTCGGGTCGGCGAGGCTGCCGAGCGTGAACGCATAGCTTCCGACCGGGCTAGCCGTGGTCGCCACCGTTCCCAGCGCGCCCGTCACACCGGTGATCGAGTCACCGTTAACAAAGCCGGACGCGGTGAACGTGAGTGTCGGAATTGCCGCCCCGTAAACCTTCGACTGCCCCACGTCCGGCAGGATGTCCAAAACGGCCGGATTAATGGTCAGAGTTTGGTCGACCGGGGCGGCCGCGGAATACTGAGCGTTCCCGGCCTGGTTGGCCTCCACGACGATCGCCCCGGTGCCCGTGATCGTCAGCACGTCGCCGTTGAGCGTACCCGGCCCCGAGATGACCGTAAACGTTACCGGATTGCCGCTGCCGCCGCCCGTGGCCGAAAGGGTGATCGGAGCGTTTCCGTAAGTCACAGTGGGGGGCGAAATCGTGAAGTCGATGGTTTGCGGCAGCGGCGTGTTGGTCAGCGAAAAATTAGCCGGAGACGGCGCGCCGGGCATCGTGGCCGGGATGGTGTAAGACCCGCTCGTGGTGTCGGACGCGGCGGTGACGGTCGCGGTGCCGTCTTTTTGCACCGTGGCCGGACTGCCGGTGATGACCGCGGTGGCCCCGCTCGCCGGCGGCGTAAAGGTAACAATCCCGCCCTGAACCGGCACGTTCGGGTCGTTGGCGGTCACGGTCACGACCAGCGGGTCCGGGAAAGGGGACCCGTCGGCGGGCGTCGACTGGTTGTTGCCGCCGGTGATCGTGAGGGTGAACCCCTGGCTCTCGAAGGCCCCGATGTCGCGGCGGTTGTTGAACACCGGTTCGCCACGCTGGTCGGCGCTCGTCGTGGCCGGGTCGCCGGCGTCGATAGCCGGGCTGCCCGAGAGCAAGGCCATGGTCTCGGTCGGGCCGCCGTAGGCGCCGAGCGGGGCGAGCAGCGGCGCGTCGCTGAAGATGTCGCCGGTCCCGACCGTTTGCCCGTCCAGGGCGGTGCCGAGCAGGTTGTAGCCGTTGTCGGTGATGGGGCCGGTCGTGTCGTTCACGCCGATGGCGGGCGGTCCGTCGTTTCCGGTGCCTATTTCGGGAAGGATACCGGAGGTGTCAATGTCCGGGCCGGTCGGGGCTGTGTTCACCGAGACGATACTGGCGGACAGGGTCAGGGGACTGTTGGATGTCTCAATCCCACCGCCCGCGGTATCGGCCGTGTTGCCGGTGATCGTGCAATAAGTCACCGACAGCTGGATGCCGGTGTTGTCGATGCCGGCGCCAAAACTGGCAGTGTTGCCGGTCAGGGTGCTGTCGGTGACGGTGGCGGTCACATTGTTGTCGATCCCGCCGCCGAAGCTCTCCCCCTGACCTGACAAGCAGGCGTTGCCCGAAATCGTCGAGCCCGTCACCTGGAGTGTGCCGTCGTTTTCGATCCCGGCTCCGTCGAAATTCGCTGTGTTCCCGGAAATCGTGCTGTTGATGACGGAAAGGCTACAGCCCTCGTCGTTTAAGATCCCGCCGCCGAAGCCTGCGGTTGAGGTTGTGACGGTACAGTCTGTCAGGGTCAGGGTTCCCTCATTGTCGATCCCGCCGCCGTTCCCGTTCCCCCCGTTCCCGTTTTGGATGGTGACACCCGCAAAGGACGCGGTGACGCCGTTATCGACGACGAACACCGTACTCGCTCCGTTCCCGTCGACCGCGATGTCGAACCCAGTCGCGTCGATGGTCACGGTGCCAGTGGTTTGGGTGATTTCCAACGGACTGCCGCCGAGAACGATCGTGCCGTTAAGGGCGAAAATAATGCTGTCGTCGACGTTCGAGGAGTCGGCGTTAATTTGATTGATGCAGTAGCGCAAGTCGCCAGTAGTTGTGCCAGTGCTGGTTCCCGCGTCGCCCAGAAGGTTGACGGTAAAGATCGTGGGAGTCGCGCGGTCCTCGAGAACTTCACACAGCAGGCGGGGCGACCGGCGAACCGGTTGCGTTCGGAGCCGGTTCCGGAGCCACCAAGGGCGACGACGTGCCATCAGCTGGAATCCTCAAAGAGGTGGTCGCGGGAAATCTCGGGATCGAACGAACACTGATCCGCGGGTCGGCGCCTTCGTCTCGACGCTGTGAAGTCGGAAATGAATCCATTCCCAATACCGCGTCCCAATACCGCGCGCACGTTTAAGATAACGTCCATTTCTTTTAGTTGAGATGAAGAGTGAAGTCGATCCGGTAATTCGGGAGAAAATGTTGCAGACGGGGCGGTTATGCCGAATGTAGTGAATGCGACGAAAATCGGACCCGTTTAAAATATCGTTATTGCATAAGACTTATTAACTGATAGCGATCGCAATAGACCCGGAAATGGTTTTCCCCGTTGGACGGCTTCTGCCCGTCGTGCGGGGAGCGCCCGGGGGCACCAATCGCGCCGCCCGGCCGCGCAGCCGGTCCGATTGACACATCTACGGGTTCCAATACGACCACGCCTCGGGGAGCCTTTTTGACCTGACGGGGTGAGCGAATCGGTCACAAGTTTTGGCCGCGCG from the Fimbriiglobus ruber genome contains:
- a CDS encoding beta strand repeat-containing protein — translated: MARRRPWWLRNRLRTQPVRRSPRLLCEVLEDRATPTIFTVNLLGDAGTSTGTTTGDLRYCINQINADSSNVDDSIIFALNGTIVLGGSPLEITQTTGTVTIDATGFDIAVDGNGASTVFVVDNGVTASFAGVTIQNGNGGNGNGGGIDNEGTLTLTDCTVTTSTAGFGGGILNDEGCSLSVINSTISGNTANFDGAGIENDGTLQVTGSTISGNACLSGQGESFGGGIDNNVTATVTDSTLTGNTASFGAGIDNTGIQLSVTYCTITGNTADTAGGGIETSNSPLTLSASIVSVNTAPTGPDIDTSGILPEIGTGNDGPPAIGVNDTTGPITDNGYNLLGTALDGQTVGTGDIFSDAPLLAPLGAYGGPTETMALLSGSPAIDAGDPATTSADQRGEPVFNNRRDIGAFESQGFTLTITGGNNQSTPADGSPFPDPLVVTVTANDPNVPVQGGIVTFTPPASGATAVITGSPATVQKDGTATVTAASDTTSGSYTIPATMPGAPSPANFSLTNTPLPQTIDFTISPPTVTYGNAPITLSATGGGSGNPVTFTVISGPGTLNGDVLTITGTGAIVVEANQAGNAQYSAAAPVDQTLTINPAVLDILPDVGQSKVYGAAIPTLTFTASGFVNGDSITGVTGALGTVATTASPVGSYAFTLGSLADPNYTLELDPASPTFAVTPATLDILPTAGQSKVYGAAVPTLTYTPSGLVNGDTNSVFSGSLGTIATSASPVGDYAFTLGTLAAGPNYTLQLDPASPTFAVTPATLDILPTAGQSKVYGAAVPSLTYTASGFVNGDTAAGLTGALGTVATSASPVGDYAFTLGTLADGPNYTLQLDPASPTFAVTPATLDILPTAGQSKVYGAAVPTLAYTPSGFVNGDTVAGLTGALGTVATSASPVGNYAFALGTLADANYTLALDPASPTFAVTPATLTIFPTDGQSKVYGAPVPTLTYTVSGFVNGDPQSILVGALGTVATESSPVGDYAFTLGTLTAGPNYSLVLDVPTFAVTPAPLTIQPDAGQSKVYGAAVPTLTYTVSGLVNGDTSSIVTGALGTDATSASPVGDDTFTLGTLAADSNYTLALGGANVSFAVTPAPLTVTANNATRYVDQANPAFTASYSGFVNGDGPSSLGGTLAFSTTAVGSSSPAGTYPITPSGLTSPNYTIQYVNGTLTVVSVLNPTVPLVAVGAGPGGGPRVEVFNPDGSLRFNFFAYDSSFRSGVSVATADVNGDGTDDIITGTGDGGGPEVEVFDGVTGQQILAFFAYDTSFRGGVWVSAGEVNGRPVIVTGAGTGGAPIVRLFDASTGVQIGQFVAGDVNSRGGVRVAFADDAGRPVIVTGAGPGEVATESVYDASTFQQLSTWQPYEPSFTGGIYVAAGENVDGSALIATGPGFGGGPRLELSNTSGDVQQNIFASTNELRNGLTVAIMPPPPQTGTLSVLTGAGNGVLKYTINSDGTITTGTPFAPFEPSFQGGVFVG
- a CDS encoding WD40 repeat domain-containing protein, coding for MEPTPKGPGVIIPVGPNLSQTVTAAGCLPARRMIWAATPVGLNVWTGPFLPGSIPDPPADVARLPVGPAAVGPNGNWAVLAAAGTESAWVCDLTQIKNGRSVRLVPGVDQVRASDFRLAPGSPKVWQDFPAHKIHVGSISRVGPLSDPRSFYTVSNEPGSTGRQTDTLVLWKVEPDGKAVRGGAWPLPDSLAFAPHPDGKRMLVGGTLDRRAGFVDLATGKEIGPAFSHPGVVTAVAVDPGGRWVATGGQEGVVRVWSATDAAAVGREFFHAGRVNGLAFGAGPSAGVLATASSDGTARFYDVETGLPLGPALRHTGAVLTVGFEPRGGIVATGSRDGSLTIWEAPRITNP
- a CDS encoding RNA polymerase sigma factor, whose amino-acid sequence is MDNARTSVTLLARLGGASADAPAWGEFLRRYGPQVLGWCRHFRLQDADAEDVAQDVLLRVSKQMKSFRYDPGRSFRGWLKTVTRAAWADWLEARRRGFVGGSGDTAARAALESVAARDDLVSRLEAEFDRELLDTATAQVRDRVEPQTWEAFRLTAIDGLSGAEAAEQLGMKVAAVYVAKGRVQKLLQEEVKNLDVSESTE
- a CDS encoding alpha/beta hydrolase, whose product is MARRLLFLALAFALTALASSQAQDAKDAKKDEKKVQDSKDTKTTKKDEKKDEKKLPVPAIPPTAANVAYGPLERQVLDFWQAKSDKPTPLVFCIHGGGWSGGDKSGYYGSVKGFLDKGISVVTINYRLMAQANAQKVMPPVKAPLEDAARALQFVRSKAGEWNIDKVRIGATGGSAGGCSSLWLAFHEDMADPKSSDPVAQESTRLYCAAVNGAQVSLDPKEVREWLPNYTYGAHAFGLKNLDEVEKQRDKLEPWIKEYSPITHVTKDDPPIGLYYGGVKGAKVGESHPDPTHSPILGIKLAEKLKATGIDVVFHSNTDPNSQFPSANAYLIDHLKK
- a CDS encoding protein kinase domain-containing protein, which translates into the protein MTECPTPDQLGRMIEGLLSPVEQTAVEDHVNHCPACQEALERLTSSPLSARLPAVDAYADTFIARVRAMTPSADLGRKPDAGPAPLPDVPGYEVQAEVGRGGMGVVYRARHRRLNRLVALKMLTDYGMTDPAVRLRFLIEAEAVAQLHHPNVVQVYEFGEHVGRPYLAMEYINGGSLADRLAAGPSFSPNRAAELVALLADAVAAAHHKGIIHRDLKPGNILISTEDDVSRHPDSTQRRTTNALEPEPGSTGPSLRPKVTDFGIARVGLSELTTTGEVLGTPSYMAPEQAAGQGSEVGTATDVYGLGTILYELLAGRPPFLGETAVDTLQKVVHDDVLPPRSVVPAVPRDLDTICLKCLAKDPRKRYLTTDVLAADLRAYLDGRTITARPARTWERAARFARRNPSPMAAALLVLACVVAAFVWVNEARRQAQADKKVAEDATEKKNEALDTARVSARDAKESAKSADAARTVAELRQAEARFFDSINRCESGDVNQGLVGLKEVNALAANLKDLGLARVTEWNITAWNARRPTELRPLDRPDSARPLTAAAFVSNGRVVVTGGGSNGLVRVWPEDGEAAWNFLPPDGRRDVVVGLFPAPKNRLYVVYESGSVSEWDLKARHAVQHDQAFRFLAPIRCAGITGSAQNASGELLAAAAADGTVQVWDLNRRTLLTRTDGVDSFRHFFRGPKKRRKPGQEPSTEPGPVPTAVTGVGFADSGNMILTAGEEEGVILLGIPRSIPSLLVDPTPNGKPDPNTPYHQFDLGGEVFSLAVDPTRQYFLAGGASAVSLWTIHDRDRPVWSRPHPDPVGALAFSPDFRLCVSADHAGNVRCWDFLSGALYTQFTYPGPVTAVAFHPAGGTFSWSPGATGRPHSGGCRPGSPRTSYTWSRHRRGPGSLSPSGRTCPRL